Proteins from one Malania oleifera isolate guangnan ecotype guangnan chromosome 4, ASM2987363v1, whole genome shotgun sequence genomic window:
- the LOC131154102 gene encoding uncharacterized protein LOC131154102 isoform X2 yields the protein MGRGGKVSSKRNLRRRVRPRDKGSDDSDEDYIAEEDEEVEVSDGSEYCSDSPEESFNSFEEEEDGEEEEVRKVVRSKARKGCLGQKKIGVKRSRKRKRVLCEEEEEDYDYEDEDDDDDDDDDEDEEFTPDKIDSAYDEEEMSVRDMNKNRKKVSKQAVKNQGNSKGRKRKRNSRVLKKPLEKKGRRNGGLGRKASRNNGGEFLEKIPAVRAKGTKNLGQRRRKLVAQSESDFVSSGSSDYEFTISEEEREQMREAGEFCRSYPTGLRSSSSSNRIQNDHPVRQRRKAPVKKGKEKVVDPKNELGKQVCGICFSEEGKNMLRGTLNCCSHYFCFPCIMEWSKVESRCPLCKRRFATISKPARLNTGIDLRNVVIQIPERDQVYQPTEEEMRGYLDPYEHVICTECQQGGDDGLMLLCDLCDSPAHTYCVGLGREVPEGNWYCEGCRPVALGSSNFQTQDPSPDQRVASNNLSTRLTSVETIREGLDLHSSPSPRPTLAQGTGTLNSPTYPVGDVQTTPLAPGAGAGPSTLSGRRWIQRQIHNFLSSNRMGHMAGRTDGISGFSAANSASGLLNSQIHHAREPAFQQTPEIGTSRHTFIEERLPNNSSPSLQNRDLFSPRLSLLRRHVAPDLTTTATDGSVRGMPWADFMRANMISSSQQPHQHSGRPNIGSDSSLSPCMAREGSRFYMAKEQLQSMVKSHLKSLSRDVELGNL from the exons ATGGGGAGAGGTGGGAAGGTGAGCAGTAAGCGGAATTTGAGAAGAAGGGTGAGGCCAAGAGACAAGGGTTCCGATGATTCCGACGAAGATTATATAgcggaagaagatgaagaagtcgAAGTCTCGGATGGCTCGGAATACTGCTCTGATTCACCAGAGGAAAGTTTTAATAGCTTTGAGGAGGAGGAAGATGGGGAGGAAGAGGAGGTTAGAAAGGTTGTCAGATCAAAGGCTCGAAAGGGTTGTTTGGGTCAGAAGAAAATTGGGGTTAAAAGGTCACGGAAGAGAAAGCGGGTTTTGtgtgaagaggaagaagaagattaTGATTACGAAgatgaggatgatgatgatgatgatgatgatgatgaggatgagGAATTTACGCCCGATAAAATTGACAGTGCATATGATGAAGAAGAAATGTCAGTGAGGGATATGAATAAGAACAGGAAGAAGGTGAGCAAGCAGGCTGTTAAAAATCAAGGTAATAGCAaaggaagaaagagaaagaggaatTCTAGGGTTTTGAAGAAACCTCTGgagaagaaaggaagaaggaaTGGCGGGTTGGGAAGGAAAGCAAGTCGTAATAATGGTGGTGAATTTCTAGAGAAGATCCCAGCTGTGAGAGCAAAGGGTACGAAAAACTTGGGCCAAAGAAGGAGGAAATTGGTTGCACAATCTGAATCAGATTTTGTGAGTTCTGGATCATCTGATTATGAGTTCACTATTTcagaagaagaaagagaacagATGAGGGAAGCTGGAGAATTTTGCCGAAGTTATCCAACTGGTTTGAGGAGTTCATCTTCATCTAATAGAATTCAGAATGACCACCCTGTGCGGCAGCGAAGAAAAGCTCCAGTGAAAAAGGGTAAGGAAAAAGTGGTGGATCCAAAGAATGAATTGGGGAAGCAGGTGTGTGGGATTTGTTTTTCAGAAGAAGGAAAAAATATGTTGCGAGGAACATTGAACTGTTGCAGccattatttttgttttccatgcATCATGGAGTGGTCAAAGGTGGAATCTCGTTGTCCATTGTGCAAACGAAGATTTGCCACAATCAGTAAGCCAGCACGATTAAACACCGGAATTGACTTGAGAAATGTGGTGATTCAGATCCCTGAGCGTGATCAG GTCTATCAACCGACTGAGGAAGAAATGAGGGGTTATCTTGATCCATACGAACATGTGATCTGTACTGAATGCCAACAGGGCGGGGATGATGGCCTCATGTTACTGTGTGATCTCTGTGATTCACCTGCACACACATATTGTGTTGGACTTGGGAGAGAAGTGCCTGAAGGCAATTGGTACTGTGAAGGCTGTAGACCTGTTGCCCTTGGATCCTCAAATTTCCAAACTCAAGATCCTTCTCCTGATCAAAGAGTGGCAAGTAACAACTTGTCTACCAGACTAACTTCTGTTGAGACTATTAGGGAGGGTCTGGACTTGCATTCATCTCCTTCCCCACGTCCAACATTAGCTCAGGGAACTGGGACTCTTAACTCTCCCACATATCCTGTTGGAGATGTTCAAACTACTCCTCTAGCGCCTGGGGCTGGAGCTGGACCATCAACTCTATCAGGTAGACGATGGATACAACGTCAAATACACAATTTCCTTTCTAGTAATAGAATGGGCCATATGGCTGGTAGGACAGATGGGATTTCAGGCTTTTCAGCTGCCAATTCAGCAAGTGGTCTTTTAAATTCTCAAATTCATCATGCTAGGGAACCAGCATTTCAACAGACTCCAGAAATAGGGACATCGCGTCATACTTTTATAGAGGAAAGGTTACCAAACAACTCCTCTCCTTCGCTGCAGAATAGGGATCTCTTCTCTCCAAGATTGAGCCTTTTGAGGAGGCATGTGGCTCCAGATCTAACTACTACAGCTACTGATGGCTCTGTCCGTGGAATGCCATGGGCTGATTTCATGAGGGCCAATATGATTTCCAGTTCTCAGCAACCCCATCAGCATAGTGGCAGACCAAACATTGGGTCTGACAGTAGTTTGTCCCCTTGTATGGCTAGAGAGGGTAGCCGATTTTACATGGCAAAGGAACAATTGCAGTCAATGGTTAAAAGCCATTTGAAAAGCTTGTCCAGAGATGTTGAGTTGG GCAATCTTTGA
- the LOC131154102 gene encoding uncharacterized protein LOC131154102 isoform X1, which translates to MGRGGKVSSKRNLRRRVRPRDKGSDDSDEDYIAEEDEEVEVSDGSEYCSDSPEESFNSFEEEEDGEEEEVRKVVRSKARKGCLGQKKIGVKRSRKRKRVLCEEEEEDYDYEDEDDDDDDDDDEDEEFTPDKIDSAYDEEEMSVRDMNKNRKKVSKQAVKNQGNSKGRKRKRNSRVLKKPLEKKGRRNGGLGRKASRNNGGEFLEKIPAVRAKGTKNLGQRRRKLVAQSESDFVSSGSSDYEFTISEEEREQMREAGEFCRSYPTGLRSSSSSNRIQNDHPVRQRRKAPVKKGKEKVVDPKNELGKQVCGICFSEEGKNMLRGTLNCCSHYFCFPCIMEWSKVESRCPLCKRRFATISKPARLNTGIDLRNVVIQIPERDQVYQPTEEEMRGYLDPYEHVICTECQQGGDDGLMLLCDLCDSPAHTYCVGLGREVPEGNWYCEGCRPVALGSSNFQTQDPSPDQRVASNNLSTRLTSVETIREGLDLHSSPSPRPTLAQGTGTLNSPTYPVGDVQTTPLAPGAGAGPSTLSGRRWIQRQIHNFLSSNRMGHMAGRTDGISGFSAANSASGLLNSQIHHAREPAFQQTPEIGTSRHTFIEERLPNNSSPSLQNRDLFSPRLSLLRRHVAPDLTTTATDGSVRGMPWADFMRANMISSSQQPHQHSGRPNIGSDSSLSPCMAREGSRFYMAKEQLQSMVKSHLKSLSRDVELDHNMFKRIARSSTHTILAACGFEHRTSEVVYTVQPPSVCSHIEMMSGGHTSLMQGCCSSCFDSFVKKVVMRIMRINLPQY; encoded by the exons ATGGGGAGAGGTGGGAAGGTGAGCAGTAAGCGGAATTTGAGAAGAAGGGTGAGGCCAAGAGACAAGGGTTCCGATGATTCCGACGAAGATTATATAgcggaagaagatgaagaagtcgAAGTCTCGGATGGCTCGGAATACTGCTCTGATTCACCAGAGGAAAGTTTTAATAGCTTTGAGGAGGAGGAAGATGGGGAGGAAGAGGAGGTTAGAAAGGTTGTCAGATCAAAGGCTCGAAAGGGTTGTTTGGGTCAGAAGAAAATTGGGGTTAAAAGGTCACGGAAGAGAAAGCGGGTTTTGtgtgaagaggaagaagaagattaTGATTACGAAgatgaggatgatgatgatgatgatgatgatgatgaggatgagGAATTTACGCCCGATAAAATTGACAGTGCATATGATGAAGAAGAAATGTCAGTGAGGGATATGAATAAGAACAGGAAGAAGGTGAGCAAGCAGGCTGTTAAAAATCAAGGTAATAGCAaaggaagaaagagaaagaggaatTCTAGGGTTTTGAAGAAACCTCTGgagaagaaaggaagaaggaaTGGCGGGTTGGGAAGGAAAGCAAGTCGTAATAATGGTGGTGAATTTCTAGAGAAGATCCCAGCTGTGAGAGCAAAGGGTACGAAAAACTTGGGCCAAAGAAGGAGGAAATTGGTTGCACAATCTGAATCAGATTTTGTGAGTTCTGGATCATCTGATTATGAGTTCACTATTTcagaagaagaaagagaacagATGAGGGAAGCTGGAGAATTTTGCCGAAGTTATCCAACTGGTTTGAGGAGTTCATCTTCATCTAATAGAATTCAGAATGACCACCCTGTGCGGCAGCGAAGAAAAGCTCCAGTGAAAAAGGGTAAGGAAAAAGTGGTGGATCCAAAGAATGAATTGGGGAAGCAGGTGTGTGGGATTTGTTTTTCAGAAGAAGGAAAAAATATGTTGCGAGGAACATTGAACTGTTGCAGccattatttttgttttccatgcATCATGGAGTGGTCAAAGGTGGAATCTCGTTGTCCATTGTGCAAACGAAGATTTGCCACAATCAGTAAGCCAGCACGATTAAACACCGGAATTGACTTGAGAAATGTGGTGATTCAGATCCCTGAGCGTGATCAG GTCTATCAACCGACTGAGGAAGAAATGAGGGGTTATCTTGATCCATACGAACATGTGATCTGTACTGAATGCCAACAGGGCGGGGATGATGGCCTCATGTTACTGTGTGATCTCTGTGATTCACCTGCACACACATATTGTGTTGGACTTGGGAGAGAAGTGCCTGAAGGCAATTGGTACTGTGAAGGCTGTAGACCTGTTGCCCTTGGATCCTCAAATTTCCAAACTCAAGATCCTTCTCCTGATCAAAGAGTGGCAAGTAACAACTTGTCTACCAGACTAACTTCTGTTGAGACTATTAGGGAGGGTCTGGACTTGCATTCATCTCCTTCCCCACGTCCAACATTAGCTCAGGGAACTGGGACTCTTAACTCTCCCACATATCCTGTTGGAGATGTTCAAACTACTCCTCTAGCGCCTGGGGCTGGAGCTGGACCATCAACTCTATCAGGTAGACGATGGATACAACGTCAAATACACAATTTCCTTTCTAGTAATAGAATGGGCCATATGGCTGGTAGGACAGATGGGATTTCAGGCTTTTCAGCTGCCAATTCAGCAAGTGGTCTTTTAAATTCTCAAATTCATCATGCTAGGGAACCAGCATTTCAACAGACTCCAGAAATAGGGACATCGCGTCATACTTTTATAGAGGAAAGGTTACCAAACAACTCCTCTCCTTCGCTGCAGAATAGGGATCTCTTCTCTCCAAGATTGAGCCTTTTGAGGAGGCATGTGGCTCCAGATCTAACTACTACAGCTACTGATGGCTCTGTCCGTGGAATGCCATGGGCTGATTTCATGAGGGCCAATATGATTTCCAGTTCTCAGCAACCCCATCAGCATAGTGGCAGACCAAACATTGGGTCTGACAGTAGTTTGTCCCCTTGTATGGCTAGAGAGGGTAGCCGATTTTACATGGCAAAGGAACAATTGCAGTCAATGGTTAAAAGCCATTTGAAAAGCTTGTCCAGAGATGTTGAGTTGG ACCATAATATGTTCAAGCGCATTGCAAGGAGCTCCACACACACCATTCTTGCTGCATGTGGATTTGAGCACAGGACGAGTGAGGTGGTTTACACCGTGCAGCCGCCATCTGTCTGTTCCCATATTGAAATGATGTCTGGCGGACACACAAGTCTGATGCAAGGCTGCTGCTCATCTTGTTTCGATTCCTTTGTAAAGAAAGTAGTTATGAGGATCATGAGGATCAATCTGCCACAATATTAG